Proteins found in one Corynebacterium freneyi genomic segment:
- a CDS encoding (2,3-dihydroxybenzoyl)adenylate synthase, whose product MDNDDRNATETEAGGYPDMVEYPADVARAYREAGYWTGETLPGFIGRVCAEHGDAPCVTDESGTLTYRQLIESADRAAQWLRESGIAPGDRVLIYMPNTVAFVEVFCAILRVGAVPVLALAAHGRAELVHVARHSGARLLVTEERKGMTDPLAIAETVAGEVGDLRVAAVGAPGARAWRACGDEGEAPHEAPPSSMALMLLSGGTTGAPKLIPRTHDDYLYSVRESVDVCRLRKGDVMMIALPCTHNFTLSAPGILGAMQVGAEIVMAPDPSPATCLELVGRHRITHVALVPPLLLAWLNSLDLAGSDLSSLRTVWVGGAKLSEAAARRVTPELGCRLQQVFGMAEGLLNYTRLDDPDEVVEKTQGRPVSPADEVLVVDDGGEPVPAGTEGHLLTRGPYTIRGYYRAPDHNRRSFTDDGFYRTGDLVRVDERGNITVTGRSKDIINRGGEKIAPELVENGLLTHPGVHDASVVGIPDEVLGEKIRALVIPRSREEGQCPTPAQLRMHLRRHGLASFSIPDVIDLVDEFPFTAVGKVDKGNQRTGGR is encoded by the coding sequence ATGGACAACGATGACCGGAACGCGACGGAGACGGAGGCCGGCGGGTACCCCGACATGGTGGAATACCCGGCCGACGTCGCGCGCGCCTACCGGGAGGCGGGGTACTGGACCGGGGAGACGCTGCCGGGGTTCATCGGCCGCGTCTGCGCCGAGCACGGCGACGCCCCCTGCGTGACGGACGAATCCGGCACGCTCACCTACCGGCAGTTGATCGAATCGGCGGATCGCGCCGCGCAATGGCTTCGCGAGAGCGGCATCGCCCCGGGGGACCGGGTGCTGATCTACATGCCGAACACAGTCGCCTTCGTCGAGGTCTTTTGCGCCATCCTGCGGGTCGGCGCGGTACCGGTGCTGGCGCTGGCCGCCCACGGGCGCGCCGAACTCGTCCACGTCGCACGGCACTCCGGCGCGCGGCTGCTGGTCACGGAGGAGCGGAAGGGCATGACCGACCCCCTGGCCATCGCCGAGACGGTGGCCGGGGAAGTCGGCGATCTCCGCGTCGCGGCCGTCGGCGCGCCCGGGGCGAGGGCGTGGCGGGCATGCGGGGACGAGGGCGAGGCGCCTCATGAGGCGCCGCCGTCCTCGATGGCGCTGATGCTGCTGTCCGGCGGCACCACCGGGGCGCCGAAGCTGATCCCGCGCACGCACGACGACTACCTGTACTCCGTGCGGGAGAGCGTCGACGTGTGCCGGCTGCGCAAGGGCGACGTCATGATGATCGCGTTGCCGTGCACCCACAACTTCACGCTCAGCGCCCCCGGGATCCTCGGCGCGATGCAGGTGGGCGCGGAAATCGTGATGGCCCCGGACCCGTCGCCCGCGACGTGCCTGGAGCTCGTCGGCCGCCACCGAATCACCCACGTGGCGCTGGTTCCGCCGCTGTTGCTGGCATGGCTCAATTCGCTGGACCTGGCGGGCTCGGACCTGTCCTCGCTGCGGACGGTGTGGGTCGGGGGCGCGAAGCTGTCCGAGGCGGCGGCGCGCCGGGTGACGCCCGAGCTGGGCTGCCGGCTGCAGCAGGTCTTCGGCATGGCCGAGGGGCTGTTGAATTACACCCGCCTCGACGACCCCGACGAGGTCGTGGAAAAAACCCAGGGGCGGCCGGTTTCGCCGGCCGACGAAGTGCTCGTCGTGGACGACGGTGGAGAGCCGGTGCCCGCGGGAACGGAAGGCCATCTGCTGACGCGTGGCCCGTACACCATCCGCGGCTACTACCGGGCCCCCGACCACAACCGCCGCAGCTTCACGGACGACGGCTTCTACCGCACCGGGGACCTGGTGCGGGTGGACGAGCGGGGCAACATCACCGTCACCGGCCGCTCGAAGGACATCATCAATCGGGGAGGGGAGAAGATCGCCCCCGAGCTGGTCGAAAACGGCCTGCTCACGCACCCGGGGGTCCACGACGCCTCGGTGGTCGGCATCCCGGACGAGGTGCTGGGCGAGAAGATCCGGGCGCTGGTCATCCCCCGGTCGCGGGAGGAGGGGCAGTGCCCCACCCCGGCGCAACTGCGAATGCATCTGCGGCGCCACGGGCTGGCCTCGTTCTCGATTCCCGATGTGATCGACCTCGTCGACGAATTCCCGTTTACCGCGGTGGGAAAGGTGGACAAGGGCAATCAGCGGACCGGCGGCCGGTGA
- a CDS encoding alpha/beta fold hydrolase, whose amino-acid sequence MTAAAPPEGGHGVRTRGDGPPVVLVMGRGHGGRVWELHQVPALVRAGYRVTVFDNRGSGVSAGHSIPFTLDDMVADLAGIIESEHGQPAFVVGTSLGARICQELALSRPDLVRGAVFAAGHARQTPAQLAMSRNSADADATLRAEHPEFAAAAEVSRNLSASTLLDDVACRDWMDIVRHAPAPGYGARLQAMVDDGRDRREAYGRITARCLALAYADDAVIPPAQVREVADSIPRCGYVELPRTGHWGYLERPEAFNALLLGFLRLGGG is encoded by the coding sequence ATGACGGCCGCGGCGCCGCCGGAGGGCGGCCACGGCGTGCGCACCCGCGGCGACGGCCCGCCCGTCGTCCTGGTCATGGGCCGCGGGCACGGCGGGCGCGTGTGGGAGCTGCACCAGGTGCCGGCGCTGGTGCGGGCGGGATACCGCGTCACCGTGTTCGACAACCGCGGCTCCGGGGTCTCCGCCGGTCACTCCATCCCCTTCACCCTCGACGACATGGTCGCGGATCTCGCCGGCATCATCGAGTCCGAGCACGGACAGCCGGCCTTCGTGGTGGGCACGTCGTTGGGCGCGCGGATCTGCCAGGAACTCGCCCTGTCGCGCCCGGATCTGGTGCGCGGGGCGGTGTTCGCCGCCGGCCACGCCCGCCAGACGCCGGCCCAACTGGCCATGTCCCGGAATTCCGCGGACGCGGATGCCACGCTGCGGGCGGAACACCCCGAGTTCGCGGCCGCGGCGGAGGTGTCTCGCAACCTGTCGGCGTCGACGCTTCTCGACGACGTCGCGTGCCGCGATTGGATGGACATCGTCCGCCACGCCCCCGCGCCCGGCTACGGCGCCCGCCTGCAGGCGATGGTCGATGACGGCCGGGACCGCAGGGAGGCCTACGGGCGGATCACGGCGCGTTGCCTGGCCCTCGCCTACGCCGATGACGCCGTGATTCCACCCGCCCAGGTCCGCGAAGTCGCCGACTCCATCCCGCGGTGCGGGTACGTCGAGCTTCCGCGGACCGGGCACTGGGGGTACTTGGAGCGGCCCGAGGCGTTCAATGCCCTGCTGCTCGGTTTCCTCCGCCTCGGCGGCGGGTGA
- a CDS encoding GNAT family N-acetyltransferase, which translates to MNDPAAILPRLREVPADAVLAERPPLPDMPPPFGLRPVDPDSGDPELIAGWMALPHLVAAWEQDWGPDRWRADARARLDGTYSMPAIIRYEDRDVGYLEVYRPMRDEIGVLYGASPHDLGYHIAIGRPELTGRGIFGRFMAELGPAMLRSDPECEKLAVEPDYRNTVVHKILRGAGWRDEGEFDARPDRRIRLFTYERGTGR; encoded by the coding sequence GTGAACGATCCCGCCGCAATCCTGCCCCGGCTCCGCGAAGTCCCCGCCGACGCCGTGCTCGCCGAACGCCCCCCGCTGCCCGACATGCCGCCCCCCTTCGGGCTCCGGCCAGTCGACCCCGACTCCGGGGACCCCGAACTGATCGCCGGGTGGATGGCCCTTCCCCACCTCGTCGCCGCCTGGGAGCAGGACTGGGGCCCCGACCGGTGGCGCGCGGACGCACGCGCGCGGCTCGACGGCACCTATTCGATGCCGGCGATCATCCGGTACGAGGACCGCGACGTCGGGTACCTCGAGGTCTACCGCCCCATGCGGGACGAAATCGGCGTCCTGTACGGGGCATCCCCCCATGACCTCGGCTACCACATCGCGATCGGGCGCCCGGAGCTGACCGGGCGGGGCATCTTCGGCCGGTTCATGGCCGAACTCGGCCCGGCGATGCTGCGCAGCGACCCGGAGTGCGAAAAGCTCGCGGTGGAACCCGACTACCGGAACACCGTGGTCCACAAGATCCTGCGCGGCGCCGGGTGGCGCGACGAAGGGGAATTCGACGCCCGGCCCGACCGCAGGATCAGGCTGTTCACCTACGAACGGGGCACCGGCCGATGA
- a CDS encoding isochorismate synthase has protein sequence MISFLLRTQGRGVAGEGIAEVPSGTDEAIRLLRRRRGPVIVGALPFHHGDAPALFAPETFRAAPPPRPGVPPRVTGWREIPGRNEHTRRVREAVDLIRDGYAEKLVLSRALVLDLESRPDPAALADAFAAGGGNAYLALLTPSGPESDAAHLVGSSPELLIRKRGSIISSHPLAGTAPRCADPVKDHARATELMLSQKDRAEHAVVTDAIKRALSPLCLELHVPDRPSLMKTEHTWHLGTPISGILRDPSCTSLELAELLHPTPAVGGHPAAEALRYLRKHEPDRGFYAGAVGWSRANGDGEWRVAIRGALLRGRRVTAHAGGGIVADSVPAAETAETTAKFGPVTDVFWLGPEWAAASAAGEPATSGAAQ, from the coding sequence ATGATCTCGTTTCTCCTCCGAACCCAGGGCCGCGGCGTGGCCGGCGAAGGCATCGCCGAAGTGCCGTCCGGCACCGATGAAGCGATCCGGCTCCTCCGCCGGCGCCGGGGTCCGGTGATCGTCGGCGCGCTACCGTTCCATCACGGCGACGCACCAGCACTCTTCGCGCCCGAGACATTCCGGGCCGCCCCACCGCCCCGACCGGGGGTCCCGCCCCGGGTGACGGGATGGCGGGAAATCCCCGGCAGGAACGAACACACGCGGCGCGTGCGCGAGGCCGTGGACCTGATCAGGGACGGATACGCGGAAAAGCTCGTGCTGTCGCGCGCCCTCGTGCTCGACCTCGAATCCCGCCCCGATCCCGCCGCATTGGCGGACGCGTTCGCCGCGGGCGGCGGCAACGCGTACCTCGCCCTGCTCACGCCCTCCGGGCCCGAATCCGATGCGGCCCATTTGGTCGGTTCCAGCCCGGAACTGCTCATCCGCAAGCGCGGGTCCATCATCTCGTCGCATCCCCTCGCCGGAACGGCGCCCCGGTGCGCGGACCCCGTCAAGGACCACGCCCGCGCCACGGAACTGATGCTCTCGCAGAAGGACCGCGCCGAGCACGCGGTCGTGACCGACGCGATCAAGCGCGCGCTGTCGCCGCTGTGCCTGGAACTCCATGTGCCGGACCGCCCTTCGCTGATGAAGACCGAGCACACCTGGCACCTCGGCACCCCGATCTCCGGCATCCTCAGAGACCCCTCGTGCACCTCCCTCGAGCTCGCGGAACTGCTGCACCCGACGCCCGCCGTCGGAGGGCACCCCGCCGCCGAGGCGCTCCGCTACCTGCGAAAGCACGAGCCGGACCGGGGCTTCTACGCCGGGGCGGTCGGATGGTCCCGGGCCAACGGGGACGGCGAATGGAGGGTCGCCATCCGCGGTGCCCTGCTCCGCGGCCGGCGGGTGACCGCGCATGCCGGCGGCGGCATAGTCGCCGATTCCGTCCCCGCCGCCGAAACCGCCGAAACGACCGCCAAGTTCGGCCCGGTCACCGACGTGTTCTGGCTCGGCCCGGAATGGGCGGCCGCCTCCGCAGCCGGCGAACCCGCGACCTCGGGTGCCGCGCAGTGA
- a CDS encoding ATP-binding cassette domain-containing protein: MTGNPILELEGVAIAAGDDVICRDIGLTVNEGERHILIGPNGSGKSSLLCGLMGVRPFRIVAGTATLLGRDLADMSIDERARAGIGMAFQRPPSLTGVTARRLVQTLDEHGAGADAEDHPFIADLGVDHLLDREVNRGFSGGEVKRWEVAKLGVQGPSLCLFDEPESGVDLEQVGIVAEVIDDLLSKPDAGGRDRAAIIITHTGFILDGVEATTAHLMIDGRIVESGDAHEMFERIRRDGYAPARA; this comes from the coding sequence ATGACCGGCAATCCCATTCTCGAACTCGAAGGCGTCGCCATCGCCGCGGGCGACGACGTCATTTGCCGCGACATCGGCCTGACGGTCAACGAAGGGGAGAGGCACATCCTGATCGGCCCCAACGGCTCCGGGAAGTCGTCGCTCCTCTGCGGCCTCATGGGGGTGCGGCCGTTCCGCATCGTCGCCGGCACCGCGACGCTGCTGGGCCGCGACCTCGCCGACATGTCCATCGACGAACGTGCCCGCGCGGGCATCGGCATGGCCTTCCAGCGCCCGCCGAGCCTGACCGGCGTCACCGCCCGCCGGCTCGTCCAGACGCTCGACGAGCACGGCGCCGGGGCAGATGCCGAGGACCATCCCTTCATCGCGGACCTGGGCGTGGACCACCTGCTGGACCGCGAAGTCAACCGCGGGTTCTCCGGCGGCGAAGTCAAGCGGTGGGAGGTCGCCAAGCTCGGGGTCCAGGGCCCGTCGCTGTGCCTCTTCGACGAACCGGAATCCGGGGTCGACCTGGAGCAGGTCGGCATCGTCGCCGAGGTCATCGATGACCTCCTGTCGAAGCCCGACGCCGGGGGCCGGGACCGTGCGGCGATCATCATCACGCACACGGGCTTCATCCTCGACGGCGTCGAGGCGACTACCGCGCACCTGATGATCGACGGGCGGATCGTCGAGTCGGGCGACGCACACGAAATGTTCGAACGAATTCGCCGCGACGGCTACGCGCCGGCGCGCGCCTGA
- a CDS encoding SufD family Fe-S cluster assembly protein: MSTDLSANRVPLGAATATPELLSPVGWAPEETRSSTSIIVDHAHGTLDVNDDGVVVMPLSRALVEYPWVQDLMFSLVSPDEDEVLRRAFESTREPLGTFTWVRPGATVDLPSQSFCVMTVPQERQFIHDVTVIGEGAVVDMVSGAAVAPALTRGHHVSLSETFIGDGAQVRSVDVDRWGSDMDVTSYARTKIGENASASSVSVAVWPLRRCRSDSRTEVGAGSSCVNHSIILATGGSERVLDTAITLAGPEARAEQVSRMVSDGGTIRNHNVLQATSGDTRGFLECDGLMLRAGGRVESIPVLDAGVARAQLSHEASVGMIDDEKMDYLMSTGLTESESRDLIVQGFLNLDDERIPSSIRKTVQGLVEAARGAENM, translated from the coding sequence ATGAGCACCGATCTCAGCGCCAACAGGGTGCCGCTCGGCGCCGCCACGGCCACCCCCGAACTGCTCTCGCCGGTCGGCTGGGCGCCGGAGGAGACCCGTTCCAGCACGAGCATCATCGTGGACCACGCCCACGGGACGCTCGACGTCAACGACGACGGCGTCGTCGTCATGCCCCTGTCCCGCGCCCTCGTGGAATACCCGTGGGTGCAGGACCTGATGTTCAGCCTGGTCTCCCCCGACGAGGACGAGGTGCTGCGGCGCGCGTTCGAGTCGACCCGGGAGCCGCTGGGCACGTTCACCTGGGTGCGCCCCGGCGCCACGGTGGACCTGCCGTCGCAGTCGTTCTGCGTGATGACGGTCCCGCAGGAGCGCCAGTTCATCCACGACGTCACCGTCATCGGGGAGGGGGCCGTCGTGGACATGGTGTCCGGCGCGGCCGTCGCCCCGGCGCTGACCCGCGGCCACCACGTGTCGCTGTCCGAGACGTTCATCGGCGACGGCGCGCAGGTCCGTTCCGTCGACGTCGACCGCTGGGGCTCGGACATGGACGTGACGTCCTATGCCCGCACCAAGATCGGCGAGAATGCGTCGGCCAGCAGCGTGTCCGTCGCGGTGTGGCCGCTGCGCCGCTGCCGCTCGGACTCCCGCACCGAGGTGGGCGCCGGTTCATCGTGCGTGAACCATTCGATCATCCTGGCCACGGGCGGGTCGGAGCGCGTCCTCGACACGGCCATCACCCTCGCCGGCCCGGAGGCCCGAGCCGAGCAGGTGTCCCGCATGGTGTCCGACGGCGGCACGATCCGCAACCACAACGTCCTCCAAGCGACCAGCGGCGACACCCGCGGGTTCCTCGAGTGCGACGGCCTGATGCTGCGGGCCGGCGGCCGGGTCGAGTCCATTCCGGTGCTCGACGCCGGGGTGGCGCGGGCGCAGCTGTCCCACGAGGCGTCGGTCGGCATGATCGACGACGAGAAGATGGATTACCTCATGTCCACCGGCCTGACGGAGTCCGAGTCCCGCGACCTCATCGTCCAGGGGTTCCTGAACCTGGACGATGAACGGATCCCGTCGTCGATCCGCAAGACCGTCCAGGGGCTGGTCGAAGCCGCCCGCGGCGCCGAGAACATGTAG
- a CDS encoding DUF664 domain-containing protein, which produces MNTQNPARPLESHILTAFDAIAAIVGGMDDELANARPDIPGVNSPLVLLRHVGGSSRYWLDHVCLGNADVRDRTDEFSASGTVADELERHAAQREVIVAALEKLRDADPQAAPAAPPTDKERWWLPTIGGVMAHVYNECAQHLGHLEITRDALLAGLPRAGQKRSVLDLIIDELDRQGHPADAIEPDEYYGGHLITTTDGKQLGTVDIEAACIRVSDGVAGPERSQRRRWVVREQLIALLED; this is translated from the coding sequence ATGAACACGCAGAACCCCGCCCGCCCCCTGGAATCCCACATTCTCACGGCATTTGACGCGATCGCCGCGATCGTCGGCGGCATGGACGACGAGCTGGCCAACGCCCGCCCGGACATCCCCGGCGTGAACTCCCCGCTGGTGCTGCTGCGCCACGTCGGCGGCTCCTCGCGGTACTGGCTCGACCACGTGTGCCTGGGCAACGCCGACGTCCGCGACCGCACCGACGAGTTCTCCGCCTCCGGCACCGTCGCCGACGAGCTCGAGCGTCACGCCGCGCAGCGCGAGGTCATCGTCGCCGCCCTGGAAAAGCTCCGCGACGCCGACCCGCAGGCCGCGCCCGCCGCTCCCCCGACCGACAAGGAACGCTGGTGGCTACCGACCATCGGCGGCGTGATGGCGCACGTCTACAACGAGTGCGCCCAGCACCTGGGCCACCTGGAGATCACCCGCGACGCCCTGCTCGCCGGGCTGCCGCGCGCCGGCCAGAAGCGGTCGGTGCTGGACCTGATCATCGACGAGCTCGACCGCCAGGGCCACCCCGCCGATGCCATCGAGCCCGACGAGTACTACGGCGGGCACCTCATCACCACCACCGACGGCAAGCAGCTGGGCACCGTCGACATCGAGGCCGCCTGCATCCGCGTCTCCGACGGCGTCGCCGGCCCGGAACGTTCGCAGCGCCGCCGGTGGGTGGTCCGCGAGCAGCTCATCGCGCTGCTCGAGGACTAG
- a CDS encoding DUF294 nucleotidyltransferase-like domain-containing protein, translated as MTVELDEIREFLRATPPFSELPEAELKTLPGRLTMRYARRGQTIISAGRANDVLYIVRSGLVDVFDASGTLLDRRDDGGTMGYSTMISHEPSLYTMTAVEDTLLLVVPQDVFDDLMGRYPQVSRHYGGENARIRAVASDLRSSASSDALRTRVADLMAGPPVHIESTATIGDGATLMTERGVSSLIIIDDGELRGILTDRDLRRRVLAAGHGPELAIAEAMTPDPVTVDPSMLAFEAMLLMAERGYHHLPVADDSGVVGMVVIGDLLRTLHTDPVYATATLARKKTVEEIAEVVANARLVVSRFIERGVSADETSRLLTVTADAVARRLLDMAEDRFGPPPVPYSFVVLGSQGRREMGMASDQDNALILDDSYDEAAHGEYFEKLSEFVCGALAECGYPLCPGDMMASNPDWRMSLSKWKTVFHQWITKPDPDALLHAQTFFDIRGVHGEDQLVDDLRASYVPIAEGSKRLHAHLAKLAAHREPPLGFFRGLVLEKGGSHENTLDIKKGGIATVVQMARLFAVSAGLPQIGTRERLNAAAGAGAVSRQGAADLRDAFDFLSTVQFGHQQAAVNAGGEPNNHVKPKKLSRLEREHLRDAFGVIRRLQQSLATKYPINQMS; from the coding sequence ATGACCGTCGAGCTCGACGAAATCCGAGAATTCCTCCGCGCCACCCCGCCCTTCTCGGAATTGCCCGAAGCGGAACTGAAGACGCTGCCCGGCCGACTGACCATGCGCTACGCCCGCCGCGGCCAGACGATCATCTCGGCCGGACGCGCCAACGACGTCCTGTACATCGTCCGCTCCGGCCTCGTCGACGTCTTCGACGCCTCCGGCACCCTCCTCGACCGCCGCGACGACGGCGGCACCATGGGCTACTCCACCATGATCTCCCACGAGCCGTCCCTGTACACCATGACGGCCGTGGAAGACACGCTGCTGCTCGTGGTGCCGCAGGACGTCTTCGACGACCTCATGGGCCGCTACCCGCAGGTCAGCCGCCACTACGGCGGCGAGAACGCGCGCATCCGCGCCGTGGCCTCCGACCTGCGCAGCTCCGCCTCCTCCGACGCCCTGCGCACCCGCGTCGCCGACCTCATGGCCGGCCCTCCCGTGCACATCGAATCCACAGCCACCATCGGCGACGGAGCCACGCTCATGACCGAGCGCGGCGTGTCCTCGCTGATCATCATCGACGACGGCGAACTGAGGGGAATCCTCACCGACCGCGACCTGCGCCGCCGCGTCCTCGCCGCCGGGCACGGACCCGAACTGGCCATCGCCGAAGCCATGACCCCCGACCCCGTCACCGTCGACCCGTCGATGCTGGCGTTCGAGGCCATGCTGCTCATGGCCGAACGCGGCTACCACCACCTGCCCGTGGCCGACGACTCCGGCGTGGTGGGCATGGTCGTCATCGGCGACCTGCTGCGTACCCTGCACACCGACCCCGTCTACGCCACCGCGACGCTGGCGCGGAAGAAGACCGTCGAGGAAATCGCCGAAGTCGTCGCCAACGCCCGCCTGGTGGTCAGCCGCTTCATCGAGCGCGGCGTGTCCGCCGACGAAACCTCCCGCCTGCTCACCGTCACCGCCGACGCCGTCGCCCGCCGACTGCTGGACATGGCCGAAGACAGGTTCGGGCCCCCGCCGGTGCCGTACTCCTTCGTCGTCCTCGGCTCGCAGGGCCGCCGCGAAATGGGCATGGCCTCCGACCAGGACAACGCGCTCATCCTCGACGACTCCTACGACGAAGCCGCCCACGGCGAGTACTTCGAGAAGCTTTCCGAATTCGTCTGCGGCGCCCTCGCCGAATGCGGCTACCCGCTGTGCCCCGGCGACATGATGGCGTCCAACCCGGACTGGCGCATGAGCCTGTCGAAGTGGAAGACCGTGTTCCATCAGTGGATCACCAAACCCGACCCGGACGCCCTGCTGCATGCCCAGACGTTCTTCGACATCCGCGGCGTCCACGGTGAAGACCAGCTCGTCGACGACCTGCGCGCCTCCTACGTGCCCATCGCCGAAGGCTCCAAGCGCCTCCACGCGCACCTGGCCAAGCTCGCCGCGCACCGCGAACCGCCGCTGGGCTTCTTCCGTGGCCTGGTGCTGGAAAAGGGCGGCAGCCACGAAAACACCCTGGACATCAAGAAGGGCGGCATTGCCACGGTCGTGCAGATGGCCCGCCTGTTCGCCGTCTCCGCCGGCTTGCCGCAGATCGGCACCCGCGAGCGCCTCAACGCCGCCGCGGGCGCCGGTGCGGTCAGCCGCCAGGGCGCGGCGGACCTGCGCGACGCGTTCGACTTCCTGTCCACCGTGCAATTCGGCCACCAGCAGGCAGCCGTCAACGCCGGCGGCGAGCCGAACAACCACGTCAAACCGAAGAAATTGTCCCGCCTCGAACGCGAGCACCTGCGCGACGCCTTCGGCGTGATCCGACGCCTTCAGCAGTCGCTGGCCACCAAGTACCCCATCAACCAGATGTCGTGA
- a CDS encoding exonuclease domain-containing protein gives MGFFDSLFGGGRRGATGALAEFYDTPTRDEAWLAVDVETTGLDPNNARLLSIGWVPVDGDEIILGGAGHVIVRGEAGEGSVGESATLHGLTDDEVAKGVEPREAVEMVLHALKGRKLLAHFAKLETGFLDKACRRHFGAGLKVDVADTMQREYMKYIAADREPRRDDLRLWTCRERYGLPPYKAHHALTDALAGAELWLAQDAARLPR, from the coding sequence ATGGGATTCTTCGATTCACTCTTCGGCGGCGGGCGCCGCGGGGCCACCGGTGCGCTGGCCGAGTTCTACGACACGCCGACCCGCGACGAAGCCTGGCTCGCCGTCGACGTCGAGACCACCGGCCTCGACCCCAACAATGCGCGGCTGCTGTCCATCGGCTGGGTGCCCGTCGACGGCGACGAGATCATCCTCGGCGGCGCGGGCCACGTGATCGTGCGCGGCGAGGCGGGGGAGGGGTCCGTCGGCGAGTCCGCGACGCTGCACGGCCTGACCGACGACGAGGTGGCCAAGGGCGTCGAACCGCGCGAGGCCGTCGAGATGGTGCTGCATGCCCTGAAGGGGCGGAAGCTGCTGGCGCACTTCGCCAAGCTGGAGACCGGTTTCCTGGACAAGGCCTGCCGGCGGCATTTCGGCGCCGGCCTCAAGGTCGACGTCGCCGACACGATGCAGCGGGAGTACATGAAGTACATCGCCGCTGATCGCGAACCGCGCCGCGACGATCTGCGCCTGTGGACGTGCCGCGAGCGTTACGGTCTGCCGCCGTACAAGGCCCACCATGCGCTCACCGACGCGCTGGCCGGTGCGGAGCTGTGGTTGGCGCAGGACGCGGCGAGGCTGCCGCGATAG
- a CDS encoding fumarylacetoacetate hydrolase family protein — protein sequence MRIARIAHPEGMCFALVEGEGDGVQLHEIEGHPFGEVTKTGRAWPLADVRLLAPMLPSKVVAIGRNYADHVKEVFKTSGESLPPTLFLKPPTAVIGPEAPIRIPDFATKVEFEGELALVIGKPCKNVKAADAESVIFGYTIVNDVSSRDLQFADGQWARAKGIDTFCPLGPWIQTELDYEDLPIKAHLTQNGVTETKQDSNSNQMIMSIPEIIEFITASITLLPGDVICTGSPAGTASMFPGDRIEIEIPGIGSLANPVERA from the coding sequence ATGCGTATTGCTCGAATCGCCCATCCCGAGGGCATGTGCTTCGCGCTCGTGGAGGGCGAAGGTGACGGTGTCCAGCTGCATGAAATCGAAGGTCACCCGTTCGGCGAGGTGACCAAGACCGGCCGTGCGTGGCCGCTCGCCGACGTGCGTCTGCTCGCGCCGATGCTGCCGTCGAAGGTGGTCGCCATCGGCCGCAACTACGCGGACCACGTCAAGGAGGTTTTCAAGACCTCCGGCGAGTCGCTGCCGCCGACGCTGTTCCTGAAGCCGCCGACGGCGGTCATCGGCCCGGAGGCCCCGATCCGCATCCCGGATTTCGCCACGAAGGTGGAGTTCGAGGGCGAGCTGGCGCTGGTGATCGGCAAGCCGTGCAAGAACGTCAAGGCGGCCGACGCCGAGTCGGTCATCTTCGGCTACACCATCGTCAACGACGTGTCGTCGCGTGATCTGCAGTTCGCGGACGGCCAGTGGGCGCGCGCGAAGGGCATCGACACGTTCTGCCCGCTGGGTCCGTGGATCCAGACGGAGCTGGATTACGAGGATCTGCCGATCAAGGCGCACCTGACGCAGAACGGCGTGACCGAAACCAAGCAGGATTCGAACTCCAACCAGATGATCATGTCGATTCCGGAGATCATCGAGTTCATCACCGCGTCGATCACCCTGCTGCCGGGTGACGTCATCTGCACCGGTTCGCCGGCCGGCACCGCGTCGATGTTCCCGGGCGACCGCATCGAGATCGAGATCCCGGGCATCGGTTCCCTGGCCAACCCGGTCGAGCGCGCTTAG